ATTGGGAGATCTCTTCCAGTGCATACGCAATAGAGGAGGCCCGGCGAAATCTGGAACGGAAACTTCCCGAGTTCGTGCGGAACCTGGACGCGTTCTCGGATGTTCTGCAAATTGCTCCTCATGCGGTCGGACTTGAGTTTCCCCATTGGCTCCCAACGAAGGACCAACCCATTTTTCTGGCAGCCGTCACGTGTCGGGCCACCCACCTGCTGACCGGGGACCTAAAGGAGTTTGGTGCGTTCATGAACCAACCGGAAAAAACCTCCGGTATTCGAATCCAAACGGTGGCCAGTTTCCTCGATCGTCTTTGAATCCAGCCGGGCTGAGCGATTCGCCCAATGCCTTGATCGATCGACAGACGCGAGATGCGGGCCGAACCTCGGTGGCCTGCCTTCGGTGCCGGCTATTGGGTCTCGCCCGGCCTGCCGGTCACGGAGGCAGTCGAGGGCTCGGACCAGGATCGGACGTATTCCCTCTGTTCCCGGGTTTCCGGCGATATGGGGTGATAGTCGTTTTTTTCCATTCCCCGCCACCACTCGGCGATCCGCCTCAGGGCTTCGCCGCCCGTCCTCCCGTGCCGGACCAGCCAGCAGCCCACCGTGGTCCCGGTTCGTCCCACGCCGCCCCAGCAGTGAACGTAAACCGTCCTGCCATCGCCGAGAGCGGCGTCGACGGCGTCGAGGATCTTGACCATCCGCTGCGGGGAAGAGGGGACGTTCAGGTCGACGATGGGATGCCGCTCCCATCCGATTTCGAGGCCGCGTCGACGGGCCTCCCCGGCGATGATTCCGGAGTACGGCTCCAGCTCACCCTGCTCCGTCAGGTCGATGAAGTGGTCGATTCCCGCATCCAGCAGCTTGCGGACTTTTTCGGCCGCCCAGGCCCGGTCCCAATGGCCAGGGTACTCTCCCGCCGCGAAACGGCCTGGCCGAATCCAGTAGCTGTTCTCCATGGGACGGTCTTGGCCGTCGTCGATGGACATTCCCGATGACTTCCTCTGCCGCCGGTCAGGGCCAGAGCCAGCCGAAGGTTCCGGCCGTCAGGAGGGAGTAGATCGCGCCGTCGAACATGGTGCGCAGCGTGGCGCCCCAGCCCCGGTGCCACCAGATGGCGCTCTGCAGGATCGCCAGCGAGTAACCGGCGAATGCGACGACGCTGACCATCTTGAAGACGGCCATGTAGTCGGCGCCGGGTCCGATGTGCAGTCCGGCGGCATATCCGGCGAAGACTCCGACGAGCACGCAGTAGGCGAACCACAAGGCGAGGCTCTTGCCCATGTTCACGGGCCGGTTGGAAAGCACCGTCACCAGGGCAACCGGTCCCCTGTTGGTCTTCTCGACGAATTCCGGCGAGTTCATTTCCTTCGGGTCGGCGGCGTGCGGAATGCAGTAGTCGCCTGGCGGGATCTTGAACGGCCGGAGGGCATCCATCACCGCGGCCTCGTCGGGAACCGGTCCCACGTCCGACCGGTGATACCGAAGCACCATGTGAATGATGGAGCTGACGATGAAGACCAGCACCGCCGAAAGCAGCACCGGCAGCCAGAGTGAAACGACCGAAACCATATCGACCTCCTCTCGGTCCGGATTTGTCCTGATCGGCCGGCGACCGATCAGTAGAGAACGCTCACCAGGATGTCCTTCAAGCGCGGCGCCGGGCCGGCCGGGACAAGAATGCGGAAGTGATTGTATCCCGTCTGCAATTGGGTGGGCGAGATGGAATAGCGGAGTTCGTCCTGGACCCTCTCCGCAGCTTCCAACCGATGACCATTCACTGATATCCGAACTGCCGTCCCCGGGTCCAGGTTTTCCAGTTGCACGCGTGCCTGCACGTTGGGACGGTTGCCGATGACCGCGTGGTTCAGCGACCGGTCGGCCAGGTACATGGGGACGGTGTAGGTCTTGTCCGGTTCCAGCAACAGTGGGGAAAGTGGAGAAACAGGCTTCTGCGCCTTGTATTGTTCGAAGTCGTGGATGTACCGCTTGAAGGATTCCCGTCCCACCGGGTCCAGGCTGTAGAGCTTGTCCAGCCTCTCCAGGCCATTCGGGTCTCCGAGTTCGCGGTATTTCCGGTCGTGGTCCTCGTCGGGAAAGAGATTGAAGAGGTAGATCCCGTCCGCCCCCTGTTTCCAGGCCGTCAGGGCCTGCGCCCGGAAGGACTCCAGTGATTCGCGTTCCTCTCCCATCATGGACCTGCGGATGCACGGATAGACGGGAACGCCGTAACGGTGAGCGAGCCGGATGGTCTCCTCCCAGGGCGCCAGAGCCACCTCGCCGATGATCACCAGATCGACCAGGTCTTCGCGGAGCCAGGTCACCAGGTCCAGACCCATGTCGTGGTTCAATTCGGGCGAGTCCATGACCCGGACTGCGATCAGCAGGGGCCGTCCCCGCTCCCGGGCCCGGGCGTCGGCCATCCTGCGGACGCGACGCATCAGCCGGGTCATGGAATCCGTTTCTGCCGGCGTGACCGGTTCTCCCCAGGCGTAGGTCTTGAAATAGGGAGGATGGCGCCAAAAATCGAGTTCCAGGCCGTCCAGGTCGTAGTTGGAGGCCATCTCCTCCAACACCTGGAAGGTCATGTTCCGGATCGGCTTCCAACTGAAATCGGCGCCGGACCAGTAGCCGTAGGGCGGCGGCTTCCGGGAGGAACCGAAAAGAGTGCGAGAGTGTTTCCGCTTGAACTTGGAACCCAGGACCGAAAACCGGTCGCTGCTGTCGTGCACGTCGTTCATGCGCAGGGTGGCGAAGATCTCGACTCCCTCTTTCCTGCAGTATTCCGTCACGATCTCCAACGGGTCCGTCCCCTGTTCGGCGAATTCGCCGACCGGGTTCCGAAATCCCTCTCTCGGGAGATCCCGAACCAGGAGCTCGGCGACTTCACTGCGATGGGTGTAGGCGCCGATGCTCTGGGTGGTGCAGTAGAAGATGGAGTCGACCTGGGTTCCCATGACGGGGATGGTGCGCCGCTCCAGTAGATTTTGCGGCGTGGCCGGCAGGTCCGAGGGAAAGAAGAGAGCATCGTCTCCGTCGTTGTTGAAGATGAGGCGCCGCTTGCGCCACCGGGCCTTGTGCCTGAGATCTTCGATCTCCCCAGCGCCGCAAACCGTGTCTTTTTCGGCAGGTTGTTCCAATCCCGGCGACGAAGCCGCCGGAGAGCAACCCAGGATCGGAACCAGCAGCAGAGCCGCCGCGGCGATGCGGGGCCCAATATGAAGCAATCTCATGAGAACCGGGGTGAATTCTCTCATTTTTGTGCGCCCCGGGACTACGGAATGAGTTTTGCGGCCGCAGTCGGTAGTAAACTGGGCGTGAAGACCACGGTACCCGGAGTCTGTTTGCAATGAGAATATCCCCCGTTCTTCCGGTCCTGGTGGCCTGTTTGCTGCCGCAGGCCGGCTGCGGGCCGTCGAGCGAGGCGGACCCGTCCGACTGGCCGGTCTACCTGGGGGACGCCGCGGCCTCCCACTTTTCCCCGTTGGATCAGATCAACCGGAACAACGTGCACCGGCTCCGTGTCGCCTGGACCTACAACACCGGGGACAAGTCCGAGTTCAGCCAGATCCAATGCAATCCCCTCGTCGTCGGGGGCCGCCTGTTCGCCACCTCGCCGCAGTTGAAGGCCTTCTGCCTGGATGCGGCGACGGGCCGGGAGATCTGGGTGTACGATCCGGTCGAGGAGGCGGGGCTCAGCACGCTGGGCGTGAATCGGGGCCTCGTCCACTGGGAACGCGGGTCCGAGGCGAGGATCTTCTATACCGCCGGAAATCTCCTCTTCGCCCTGGACGCCGCAACCGGGCTCCCGGTCCCCACCTTTGGGGACAATGGCCGAATCGACCTGAGGTTCGGCTTGGGCCTGGAAGACCCGGAAAAGTTCTGGGTCGTCTCCACCTCGCCGCCGGCCCTGTTCCGGGACCTCCTCATTGTCGGCAGCCGGGTGGGGGAGGGTCCCGGAGCCGCGGCGCCCGGTCACATCCGTGCCTTCGACGCCCGCACCGGCCGGATCCGGTGGACCTTCCACACGATTCCCAGGCCGGGCCAGGAGGGATACGAGACCTGGCCGCCGGACGCCTGGACCTACGCCGGCGGCGCCAACTCCTGGGCGGGGATGACGGTCGACGAGAAGCGCGGAATCGTCTTCGCCTCCACCGGATCGCCCTCCTTCGACTTCTGGGGCGGCGACCGGAAGGGGAAGAACCTCTACGGCGACTGCGTCCTGGCCATCGACGCCGTTACGGGCAAGCTCCGGTGGCACTACCAGACCCTGCACCACGATCTCTGGGACCGGGACCTGCCCGCTCCTCCCAACCTGGTCACATTGGAGCGGGAGGGCAAGAGGATCGATGCCGTCGCCCAGGTCACCAAGTTGGGAGTCGTCTTCGTTTTGGACCGGGACACCGGCGAACCTCTGTATCCGGTGGAAGAGAGGCCGGTTCCCGCGTCGGATCTGGAAGGGGAGCAGGCGTGGCCCACGCAGCCGTTTCCCCTCAAGCCGCCCCC
This sequence is a window from Acidobacteriota bacterium. Protein-coding genes within it:
- a CDS encoding protein-tyrosine phosphatase family protein — protein: MSIDDGQDRPMENSYWIRPGRFAAGEYPGHWDRAWAAEKVRKLLDAGIDHFIDLTEQGELEPYSGIIAGEARRRGLEIGWERHPIVDLNVPSSPQRMVKILDAVDAALGDGRTVYVHCWGGVGRTGTTVGCWLVRHGRTGGEALRRIAEWWRGMEKNDYHPISPETREQREYVRSWSEPSTASVTGRPGETQ
- a CDS encoding PQQ-binding-like beta-propeller repeat protein; its protein translation is MRISPVLPVLVACLLPQAGCGPSSEADPSDWPVYLGDAAASHFSPLDQINRNNVHRLRVAWTYNTGDKSEFSQIQCNPLVVGGRLFATSPQLKAFCLDAATGREIWVYDPVEEAGLSTLGVNRGLVHWERGSEARIFYTAGNLLFALDAATGLPVPTFGDNGRIDLRFGLGLEDPEKFWVVSTSPPALFRDLLIVGSRVGEGPGAAAPGHIRAFDARTGRIRWTFHTIPRPGQEGYETWPPDAWTYAGGANSWAGMTVDEKRGIVFASTGSPSFDFWGGDRKGKNLYGDCVLAIDAVTGKLRWHYQTLHHDLWDRDLPAPPNLVTLEREGKRIDAVAQVTKLGVVFVLDRDTGEPLYPVEERPVPASDLEGEQAWPTQPFPLKPPPFSRLSFTEADVTDLSPRARQAVLERYRQVRTGHIFEPPSTQGTLVFPGFNGGAEWGGAAFDASSGRLYVNSSEIPWILTMIPTKDRQLPEPSVGSRVYQVHCAGCHGDRRQGSPRGNSPPLPLEQVYPRKETRDLIRLGIGRMDAMPQLNDSELDAVVDFLAGADADNVPPWAVTEGEVPYTFSGYNHFLDPDGYPAIKPPWGQLTAIDLNAGTIAWQVTLGLYDELMERGIPPTGTENFGGPVVTAGGLLFIGATADERFRAFDTDSGGIVWETRLPAGGYATPATYAIRGRQYVVIAAGGGKMGTPAGDAYVAFALPEATETRKRASGGPASRNP